The DNA window TCACAAGGTCCCTCTCCATGACCTCCCATACCTTGACCTCTCCAAGATCATCCCCCTCGGCAATTGCCTCAAGCACGTCCCATGTGGTTACAATTCCAACCTTGACACCATCCTTGACAACAACCGAGCTACCCTTGCCGTTCTCAACATAGTTTCTGAGAACATCCTCAAGGCTGGCCGATATGTCAATGGTGTCAACATCTGTAACCATAACGTCCTCAACCCTCATAAAATCACCGTGGTATATTATGAATTTTATGATATAAAGTTTTATAGAAATGTCTACATTTATAGACAGTGCTTTTATACAGATAATTCATGCCCACCAAGAAACCATCCCCAGATAAAGTAACACAAGACCCCCTATTCCAGGATTTTATTTTAACAAGGAATATAAAACAAGGAACGATCAGATCATATATCGCGGCTTTACAATACTATCTCCCAGTAACAGGTAAAAAGAACCTCACAGAACTCATTGAGGAAGCCGAGAATGAACAGGACCGTGGTGTTAGAAGAAGAAAAAGGCGTATCAGAACATATTTCATCAAGTACATCAAAGCACTCGAAGAAAATGGGATCAGAGAATCAACCATAAACCTCTACCTTTCACGTCTGAAAACGATCTACAATGAATATGAGATAGACACGCCACGTATCACCTACAAGACCAACACTAATAACAATGCATCACTTGAAGAGCTTCTTACTATTGAAGAGGTGAAGCATGTTGTTGATAATGTTAAAATCAGAGAGAAAGCCATAATCCTACTGCACCTCACGAGTGGAATGGGCGCTGCAGAAGTGCAAAGCCTCACACTTCATGATTATAATAGTGCGATCGGCTTTAATGTCCTGGGTGGAGAGTATAATGAGTTAAAAAAGAGGATTATGGATGAGGAGATCATTGGTGTGTGGAAGATCAGACGTGTGAAGACAGGAATGCCCTATGTGACATTCAGCACGCCTGAGGCTAACCTTAAGATCCTGGAATATTTGAAACACAGGAAACTTAAGGGTGTGCCCGCCACAAATTCAGAGGATCCTTTATTCGTAAGTCGTTCTAATAAGCCCATAATGCGCTCCAATTATATGGCCATTTTTGAGAGGATAAATGATTCTTTAGGTATGGGTTTCTGTGAGAATGGATCGCGCAGGTTCACATCACATAAACTTAGAAAGTTATTCACGAGCATCCTTTATAAGGAGGGAATGGATAAGCTCATGATCGATTGGTGTCTGGGCCATAAGGTTAATCCCGTCACGGAGGCTTATTTTAAGGCTAATATTGAGCACCTGAAGCGAGAGTATAGGAAGAGGATGCATGCATTAACCTTGGAAAAGTCACGTGTTAGGAGGGTTATGTCTGATGAGGTTAGGGAGATTGTCCGTGAGTTGGAGGCTAAGGAGAGGGAGATTAAGGAGTTGCGTGAGTCTCAGGAGAAGTTGAGGGAGTGGGTGAAGAAAACGGAGAAACTCTATAATATTATTGTTTCAGATCCTGAGTTTTTGAAGAGAATGAGATAATGGTGATTAGTTTTCAGGGGCTCTCTAAGGTTAAAGGTATTATTTATTCTTTTCTTATTAACCTTTCATAGGGTGGGGTCCCCAGGGGGTTTTTAGAAGGAAGTTCTTTTGGCGCCCACCAAAAAGTGACATCCCCTAATAGCCCCCTGGGGTTGCGCATCCCTTAGGGGGATGCTATGTGATAGGTATTAATGGTAGTGTTATATATAGGTGCCCCCCTTTAGTGCGTGGTGGTAAGATGAAAACACCGAGGGGGGCTGAAGAAAGAGTTTCACTGGTCTATTCTTTAATTTCGTCAAGATATTCTTTATTTTTTTCGATAAACAAATCAATAGCTTCTTCCCATGCGGAGGTAATTGGCGTTTTCTCGAATTTTAGCATTGCGATGACTTTGAAGAGTTTGAACTTTTTTGCATCGATATTGACACTTGTGTTGACCTTTTCACTTTTCATGGTTTCTATTTTTTCGGAGCATAGCTTAAAAATATTTATAATATTTAACCACTATACCAATATACCAAAAAATATATATACTATATTATCTATAAAATTATGTGTGGTGGTAAGATGAAAACACGAGATATTGTTCTTGGTAGTAGGCTTGAAGCCTGGAGAAAGTACAAGGAAGCCCTTGAAAAGGGCTACCCCGAAGAAATAGAAGAAACATACCAGGACTACCTGGACCATGAAGGCATCCGGGTGAAAATACTAACACCCGTAGAAGCCCTTGAAGACCAAGTACACGACACATGGATGGGCATCAGAAACCCCAACAAGGCCCATTTAACCAGTGAAGCAATCCGTGAATTCAGAAAAATAGTTGAACACATTGCGGCTGCTCTTCTACACTCAGCAGGCAGCCTCGCGTGGATCAGAGCTCTCAGGGAACACCAAGGAGAAGAAGATGTACTTATCGATGAAGACATTGTTTACCTTGCATTCCTTGACATAATCACCTCAGGGGATGAAGAGACAATTGAAGACTACAATGCACTCTACACGTCACTAATTTACGGGGAGAGGGATGTGGAATATGATACCATTAAGCAAGAATGAACTCTACAACCGACTCCTCATAACACGAGACATCGACAACCTTGATCACTACAGAAAAACCGTTGAGGATCTAATAAGATGGCTTCAGATTGACCTGCAGGAGGGGGATGAATGGTGATGTCCGATCTGAACATGAGGGCTGTGATCCTCATCCTCCTAATACTCCTCTTTTTTATTTTCATGGGATTTATGAAGACACTCGAAGTTGCACCATACCACACATTTGGATTGTAGGTGGTTGATGTTATGGGATTAATGGATGAATACCATGACCTTGAGATGTTCTCCAGGACACCCCGAGACCATCTATCACTCGCCAGGTTAGCTGCGAGAATAGCTGAGAGGAAAACTTCACGTATAAGGATGGATGCATGGGCAGAAGCGGGCCTGGAGCACCTAAGAAAGGCGGGTGTGAATGTCCCCCCTGAATACTTCAGACTCAGTCCTTATGGGAAGCTGGAAATGCTTAAAAAACTCTTAAAGGGGGTGTGAATATTGAATGACCTGCTACTGGAATTAGAGAATGATGAAGGATGGGAAGACCTGAACGAATCAGCAATGTTCTGGAACCCCGTGGAGGGAGAAAGTATACGTGGCATCTGCAAAGGCATCAAGGAGATACACACAAAACTCGGCAGCCTAAAAGTCATGACCCTCCAAACAGCAGACGGGGAATACTATGTGAAAGGCCACAAGGCCCTGGAGAAATACTTTGACAGGATACAGGAAGGATGGGGTGTCTGGATCACATACAATGGAAAGGCAAAGTCACAGAATGGTACGGAATACCACAGTTACACAGTGAAGGTGAAAAGGTTCACTCAAACCACACAGTTAGGGGTTCTCCATGAGAATGACTTCCAGGACAAAAGCATCCAGGCGCTTATCATGTTAACCCGCGCCGACAAAGGGACGACAACATTAAAGAATGTACTGGAAAAGCTTGATGAAGTCTATGGTGAGGGTGGTGTCACAGAATCAGAGTACCTCAAAATCAAGGAGGAACTGGGGGTGAACTAACATGGATAGAGTCAGGACCAGCATAATGCTCCCTGAAGGTGTGTACAGTTACCTGAAAGATATTGTGATAACAGCGCAGGACGAAGGAGTGAAATTATCCCTGAATGAGATCATCAATGACGCCATCCTCTATTACCTGGACTATGTGAACATCGAGAGAGAATACCTTGAGAGGAGGATGCGCTGATGGTAGGTGAACACCTACGGAGGCTGCGAAAAGCGCAGAACATCAAAGTCGAACCTCTACCTGGGGATGATGCATTACTACCATTCATCACCCGGTCAGAGAATGGGGAATACCTTGTCACAGTACTGGATAATATGATACGATGCGAATGCCCTGATTACCAGTACCGTCACGGGGATGAGGGTTCATACATCTGCAAACATTGCTGGGCAGTCCTGCAGCACATACTCAACGAATCATATGAGGAATACGGTGACCATGAATGCATGCGCACATTCAAGGTGCCTGGTTGGCTTGCTGAGGAAAAAGGACTCAGCAGGGAAAGAGTGACAGGGACAATAGAACATGAAACACCCAAGGCCATACTGCTGAGAACACCTAAAGGGGAGTCTTACTGGCTCCCCAAAAGCCAGATCCGTGAAGAAAAGATCCCCGCTGATCAAACCACCCTGGGGGTGAAATGATGAGAAGAGATTTTGATGAGGAAGAACTCCAGAGTGCAATGGAAGCATGGAGTAAACTCATCAGATGGGCCCACAGATGGGGGGAGGAAGGATGCAGAGGAGGATCTGCGGAAGGCGAGACCTCCAGAAGGCCATAAAGGAATTGCTCATAGAATATGGGGAGTTGAGTGTGGAGGAGTTGCACAGACTACTCCTTCACAACTATGAATTCGGAAGGAATTATGATGTAACCCGGCAGGCTGTCACAATCTACACGCGTAGGGTGGCGGCGACTACGGGGATAACGATGAATAAGTATGGGAAACCAGTCAGGGTGTACACATTGGAGGCGTAGTAATGGATGACAAGTTTATATTGACCGAGGAAGCATTTGAGGAAAGTAAAGAATTAGCGCTTAAGACTGTGAGGTTATTCCGTGATGAGGGGGCGCATCCATTAATTGGGTTGGAAGCGCTTCTAATCGCCTTAGAGGCCACAATTAAAGGTACAAGTATAAGGGAATCAGAGGCATTGGTGGCTGTTACAATAATGTCACTAAAGAAATTATTAAAGAATGGGGGGTATTAGTCTTGGAGGTTAAAGTGACTTTAAGAGTGGACGATGAATTATACAAGTTCTTCATGGAGAATGATGTTGACATGGATAGGGTCATGCAGTTATTCATGAACCAGATGAACTACTACTTCAGGGAGACAATGAGCATCTATTCACTGATGCGACAGGTTCCTGTAGGGGAAGTCCTCCGGCGGATGGCTTCAGAGTACGATGAGGATGAAAGGAAGAGTAAGGAGAAATTAAGGGAGTATCATGAGAAAAATAGGATAAGAGGGGCCTTAAACAGTGAAGCACCATGAAAACCGCGCGAATAAATGTCAGGGTTTCGGAGGTTGACAAGGAGACTATTAAGAAAAGTAAGTACAGTTATGCTGATGCCATAGAATATTTCGCGAGGTTACTCAGAAAGAAAGGTATAATCCCTGATTTATATGTGAAAGCACTCAGGGAAGAGTTAGATGAAATATCTGAGAAGAAAATTGAATTAGAAAAGGAATTGGAAAGATTAAACAGAGAAGAGGATCGATTGAAAAGAGAGTTAGAGAGGTTTTCTGAGCCTGTTGATGAACCCATGAGGGAGGTGAGAGAAGCTGCAAGATTCATCATGGAGAGGATTGAAGAGAGAGATGGCATGGTTTCCCCCACTGAGGTTGTTAATGATCGTGGTGAGGATCTTATAGAGGTTGCTAGTAGGATCTATGGGGCTCCTGAAGAGGAGATTTTAAAGTTACTCTCAGAGAAAGGAGTTCCTTTATAAAGTTATCTAATTTGTACATACATCTTTTTTTCTTTGTACATACATTGACGAGAGTACCCCCAGCACATCATGTACATACAGCTGTACAGGGCATGTACAGTCGACTGTACAAGACTCCCTGGGGATACCTTCGCGGATGTACATACATCTTTTTTTCTTTGTACATACATTGACGAGAGTACCCCCGCGTATTCTCAAAGTGAAACTATTAAAACTATGAACATGTGTTGGAGAGCACCCTTCAAGCATGGTTTACACAGACACGTGGTGATAAAATCAAGTATACGGACTTGTAGAGTGATCACTATGCATTAAAAGTAAATGTTATTCTAGGAGTCTTTTGAGGATTTCTTTATTTTCCTCGATGTACATTTGAAGGGCATCACAGAATGCTTGTTGTATAGCCCCTTTTTTTCCGTACTTTGCTGATGCTATTACTTTAAATTTCGTGTACAAGTCTTCAGGGACAAATATGCCAGTTCTTATTTTACGTGTCTTTTTTTGTTCCATATCTACTATGTGTCCCATTTTGCTGTATATTTTTTACTATTATTAGTTATATTCATGTTTTATTGGGTGGTGTTCTTCTGCTGAAACACTTGAACTGGAAGGGATGTCAGATATATCTTTCTATTTCTTTAAAGTGGAAAATAATATATGTTGAATATAAGAGAGATATTTTTATCAAGGAGATGGTTTGGGATATGGATTGTGAAAATTTTTGTGATTTGGTAATCTATGCGGCCCGAAAGGTCTTTAGTGAGTCAGAATACAAGTATTTAAGGAAAACCAGGCTGAACAAGTTAATTGTTATAGTATTCCAAGAATTAGGATGCCCTGTGGATGGATTTGTATGGGGATATTATAAACATGGATTTTACTCTCCCCAAGTAAATGAATTTTTAGGAAAACGCGCGCCAGATCATGGTGAGCTTAATTTAGGATCAATAAATACCCAGTTGTCAGTTGATACCCCTCAAGATATTCTAATTAAAATTAAAAGGATAATCTTAAGCTATCAAAATCACTTTAAGAAGAGCAGGGATTCTTTTAGATATTGGGTTTATAATGAAAAAACTCCCATTGAGTATAGACCTTTTTATAGGGTTCATAATGAACTTTTATCATGGTTTGATAATGCTATTGATAGTAATATAGATAAAGAAAAACTTGATGAACTTATAACAGAGTACTACCTATCTTTAAAGCATGTATCAGAGGATACTTTATATTTATTTTCAGATTTCACTGATTCATTAGAGGATCTGGTATTAACATCAACTAATACTAATGATTTGAAAACTACAAGATATTTTAATCAATTAAAAAAGCTTTATTTAAATAAGATTTATCTTTTGTTAGTGCCATATGAGGAG is part of the Methanothermobacter sp. K4 genome and encodes:
- a CDS encoding CBS domain-containing protein, coding for MRVEDVMVTDVDTIDISASLEDVLRNYVENGKGSSVVVKDGVKVGIVTTWDVLEAIAEGDDLGEVKVWEVMERDLVTVPPGATLREAAERMVKNVVWRLLVEDDDEIIGVVSATDILRAKMAKRY
- a CDS encoding tyrosine-type recombinase/integrase, with amino-acid sequence MPTKKPSPDKVTQDPLFQDFILTRNIKQGTIRSYIAALQYYLPVTGKKNLTELIEEAENEQDRGVRRRKRRIRTYFIKYIKALEENGIRESTINLYLSRLKTIYNEYEIDTPRITYKTNTNNNASLEELLTIEEVKHVVDNVKIREKAIILLHLTSGMGAAEVQSLTLHDYNSAIGFNVLGGEYNELKKRIMDEEIIGVWKIRRVKTGMPYVTFSTPEANLKILEYLKHRKLKGVPATNSEDPLFVSRSNKPIMRSNYMAIFERINDSLGMGFCENGSRRFTSHKLRKLFTSILYKEGMDKLMIDWCLGHKVNPVTEAYFKANIEHLKREYRKRMHALTLEKSRVRRVMSDEVREIVRELEAKEREIKELRESQEKLREWVKKTEKLYNIIVSDPEFLKRMR
- a CDS encoding SWIM zinc finger family protein, with product MVGEHLRRLRKAQNIKVEPLPGDDALLPFITRSENGEYLVTVLDNMIRCECPDYQYRHGDEGSYICKHCWAVLQHILNESYEEYGDHECMRTFKVPGWLAEEKGLSRERVTGTIEHETPKAILLRTPKGESYWLPKSQIREEKIPADQTTLGVK
- a CDS encoding V-type ATPase subunit a family protein, encoding MKTARINVRVSEVDKETIKKSKYSYADAIEYFARLLRKKGIIPDLYVKALREELDEISEKKIELEKELERLNREEDRLKRELERFSEPVDEPMREVREAARFIMERIEERDGMVSPTEVVNDRGEDLIEVASRIYGAPEEEILKLLSEKGVPL